A stretch of Linepithema humile isolate Giens D197 chromosome 3, Lhum_UNIL_v1.0, whole genome shotgun sequence DNA encodes these proteins:
- the LOC105670336 gene encoding box C/D snoRNA protein 1, whose translation MATVSDKIKSCEVCGAAKAKYTCPKCEVKSCCLACVNVHKRELNCDGIRDKTKFVPLASFTDMDVLSDYRFLEQINRSIDIKKRNPERKYTRQNILPVHLYKLRNAAAYRKVSLLFMPQIFSRHKENTTFLNWKTNELFWRIEWIFPQAENTKWIVKKALDNITLATLLDQVLNPVSLEEDTNIAELNARLVLANKLQFYRAAGVNGIKVLLKAEKIKKANFRFYQLDLTLTLKENLENKTIVEFPTLHVIMKDHSYMYEIIDTDEETSDTECKNYRAKRKKISNDGYNTNKKENGAVNYFFNDFSESDDERIDNKLQEKKSDFNIPHYEDLVKKCQ comes from the exons ATGGCTACTGTCAGTGATAA aataaaaagcTGTGAGGTATGCGGTGCAGCAAAAGCTAAATATACTTGCCCAAAATGTGAGGTTAAATCATGCTGTCTCGCGTGTGTAAATGTCCACAAAAGGGAACTAAACTGTGATGGAATTcgtgataaaacaaaatttgtccCTTTAGCGTCTTTCACTGATATGGATGTACTGAGCG ACTATCGTTTTCTTGAGCAAATTAACagatcaattgatataaagaaaagaaatccAGAAAGAAAATACACacgtcaaaatattttaccagtg cacTTATATAAATTGAGGAATGCTGCAGCTTATAGAAAAGTATCACTGTTATTTATGCCACAAATCTTTAGTCGGCACAAGGAAAACACTACATTTCTCAATTGGAAGACCAATGAATTATTCTGGAGAATAGAATGGATTTTCCCACAAGCTGAAAACACGAAGTGGATTGTGAAAAA AGCTTTAGACAACATTACATTAGCGACGCTTTTAGACCAGGTTTTAAATCCAGTCTCTTTAGAAGAAGATACTAATATTGCAGAATTAAATGCAAGATTGGTTCTggcaaataaattacaattttatagagCAGCTGGAGTAAACggtattaaagtattattaaaagctgaaaaaataaagaaagcaaACTTTcg ATTTTATCAGTTGGATCTTACACTtacattgaaagaaaatttagaaaataaaactatagTGGAATTTCCAACATTGCATGTCATTATGAAGGATCATTCGTATATGTATGAAATTATAGATACTG ATGAAGAAACGAGTGATACAGagtgtaaaaattatagagcaaagagaaaaaaaattagtaatgaTGGGTATAACactaacaaaaaagaaaatggagCAGTAAATTACTTCTTCAATGATTTTTCAGAATCTGATGACGAAAGGATAGATAacaaattacaagaaaaaaaatctgattttaaTATACCTCATTATGAAGATTTAGTCaaaaaatgtcaataa